The DNA sequence tctatcgTAAGTTgttcagtttctttttctctgACAAGTCTGTCTTCTTTTCTCTGTTTTATCTAAGCAGTTCttgatttgttatatttgtttacCAGGTTGGAGTTTTTCCAAAATTGTCTGGAGAGGAATTTGAGAATTTCACTGCTTTAGCTGAGAAGTTGCGGTCCGACTATGACTTTGGTCATACACTTGATGCTAAACTCCTTCCTCGGGGTGAACCAGTCAGCCAACCAACTTTGCGCTTGTTTAAGCCTTTTGATGAACTGTTTGTGGATTCCCAGGTATTCcttgattatatatttctttcgttctttctttttccactCCATTTATGTTCTAGGTTGGAGAGCATGTCCACTCTGCGGTTGTTTATTTGTAAAAGTGGCACTTGAATTGTTCTATTCCAGGATTTTAAACTTGAGGCACTGGAGAAATTTATTGCAGAATCTACAATTCCAATTGTGACTACATGGAATAGTGATGCCAGCAATTACCCgtatatcaacaaattctttGAGAGTTCCAATGATAAGGTACTCCGCAACTTGTATCTAAAATAtgaattgtaaataaatttgccAATCCATTCCGCTCTGTGGCTAACTCTTGTGTGAAGAGTTTCACAATGTCATTGAGCATAGATACTTGAATACAGTATAATAATCCAAGTCTAACTTGTCTGCATTGAGGGAGCAATTTTACATTCAAACACGATCCGTATTGTGCAAAATGAAGTTTAGCTAAATATCTTATATCACTATCAGTCTCAGATACTGGATAGCATTAAAAGTTTCAGATTCTGGTATTTTTAATGACTTTTTTACTATCTAAAGACATTACATCCTTACAGAATATATGATAGTATTATTTTGTGAATAACTAAATAAGTTTCTTGCTTTTCAAATGTGACAGTGCGggttatttctaatatttttggttttctgGAGGTCTTTTTTTGAAGGTTGACTTAATTTAATATGGAAAAGTTTGAATGATACTGTTAAGAGCTTTGTCTAAACTATATTGacatttttacaattaattaactctCCCAGGTAATCTCTTCTGATTATGGTAAATCTAGTGCTGTAAAATTGATATGGAATTTATTGTGCTTTGGGTCCTCAATGCTGTCATTGttctattttgatttgataaacATATTGCATTGTGGGACACCATTTATGCTCTTATTGATATTATGTTGCCTGGTTAACCTTTTAGAGCATTGCTCATAGTATGTTATGGCAAGGATTTTTACTTATCTAAGTGATTTGGCGTGTCCAGGCCATGCTTCTTGTAAACTTCAGCAAAGAGCATGACGCTTTCCAGTCAAAATATAAGAATGTCGCAACCCTTTACAAAGGGAAGGGCATAAGTTTTCTGTTCGGTGATGTCGATTCCACTCGAAATGCTTTCCAGGTTGCCTCTTTTTCCATACACCTCTTGATttcccccccttttttttccttccccTTCTATTGTCTCCTCTTGACGGGAGTACCAGATTTGACATGTAAATATTACCCTATGTGTGGATGGCAGTACTTTGGACTTGAGGTGGAACAGGCACCTCTGCTTATTATCCAGAAACCTGATGGGCAGAAATATCTCAAAGCAAACATAGAGCCTGATCAGATTGAATCATGGCTGAAAGATTACACGGTAATTGCTCAATCTTTTGCCTAATAGTTGAATTTGGCAGTtcaagtatttataattggaGCTGCCAGCATCTGGCTCTTTCATGGGAGAGCTTAGTTACATCTTGTCAGTGGTTGGCTAAATCtcatatgtttcttttttccacTTCAAATGGTGAAAGGCTGGGCTGGTGGAGCCATTTATAAGGTCAGAGCCTATTCCAGAAACCAACAATGAACCTGTAAAGGTGGTTGTTCGTGACAGCCTGCAAGACGTGGTTTTCAACTCTGGAAAGAATGGTGCGTACacaactattatttttgtctttcttttcatAGTAGTGGAATACATAAGCTTTGAGACTCATACATTTGGCTATGTAGATTATACACTTTATAATTTCGCCATATATTGTTTATGCTGCAAAAGCAGTTGCTGCtgcttctatttttctttctttttttccactGGTCTTGTATACATATTTTTCTGTTCTATTggaattacatatttagtaCTTGTTTAAAACttagactttttttttaaaagaaacaatGGATCTCTTCTACAATGCATTGACCTTTGGTTTTGATGGCTTTTTACAGTGACTGCACCTATCTGTATACTGTGGTTCGAATTGTTGTAATTGTAAAAACTTTGATTCTACAGTTCTGCTAGAATTCTATGCACCTTGGTGTGGACACTGCAAGCAGTTGGCTCCAATCTTGGAAGAAGTTGCTGTCCACTTTGAGAATGATCCAAATGTTgtaattgcaaaatttgtaaGATCTCCTCTCAATATCTTGATTACATTCTGCAGCTGATGCTTTTGGTCTGATACTGGTGACATTGCCTATATAATACTATGTGAAAAGTTGCGATATCCAGCCATTTGACTGAAGTCATATAGACTCTGTCAATTGATGTCCATGCTTGTGTTGTTCGTCTTCGAAATAATTCATTTAGGTCTGACCTTTTTTTGCGTTAAGATTTATGAACCTTCTAGTTGCATTTGAACTCTTACAAAATTGAAGGGGAaccatttttgttttactgTAATAATCTTCATTATCTCTTCTCAGGATGCAACTGTAAACGATGTCCCAGGCGACACCTTTGACGTCCAAGGATTCCCGACTGTGTACTTCAGGTCTGCGAGTGGTAACTTGTCGCAATATGAAGGGGATAGGACAAAGGAAGATATCATTAGCTTTATTGAAAAGAATCGGGATAAGCCAGCCCAATCAACTTCAGCCAAACCAGATTCGGGAATTTCTGAAACCATCAATGCAGATTCTGTCAAGGATGAGTTGTAAAGAGGTAGGCATTTGAccaccccccctcccccctttCATTTTTGGTAGCTTTACAATTGTTGGTGTTTATGTCCGTTCATCTGACATCCACGGTTTTCTTCATGCAAGGTTGTACGAAATGAGGTCGACTATGATGCAGCggattttatttagttttggCAGGTGCCTTTCGTCTTCCGTCCTCGACTTTTCTTGGTCAAATAAATCGGGTGTTTACCCAGTACTACTTGTAGGCAAGAGTTACTGGTTCTCTGCAGTTAGGATGAGATCCAAAGCATGTAGTAGACTTAATAAATTATCGACAATCATCAGAACCTCaagtaatagaaaaattttgagtGTTGTTGCTCCTTTTGTATCTTCACATTTTTGTCTTCAGCTTTCCCCAAATGCTCTACAAATAGAATACATGCTTTCT is a window from the Sesamum indicum cultivar Zhongzhi No. 13 linkage group LG15, S_indicum_v1.0, whole genome shotgun sequence genome containing:
- the LOC105178047 gene encoding protein disulfide-isomerase-like — protein: MAARIWSGLLVVSVALVALLNVSPVAAEDEVEKVLTLDHSNFSEVVSKHSFIVVEFYAPWCGHCKALAPEYEKAASILSSHEPPIVLAKVDANEEKNRELATEFEIQGFPTIKILRNGGKSIQDYKGPREADGIVDYLKRQVGPASAEIKSVEDAASLVDEKKISIVGVFPKLSGEEFENFTALAEKLRSDYDFGHTLDAKLLPRGEPVSQPTLRLFKPFDELFVDSQDFKLEALEKFIAESTIPIVTTWNSDASNYPYINKFFESSNDKAMLLVNFSKEHDAFQSKYKNVATLYKGKGISFLFGDVDSTRNAFQYFGLEVEQAPLLIIQKPDGQKYLKANIEPDQIESWLKDYTAGLVEPFIRSEPIPETNNEPVKVVVRDSLQDVVFNSGKNVLLEFYAPWCGHCKQLAPILEEVAVHFENDPNVVIAKFDATVNDVPGDTFDVQGFPTVYFRSASGNLSQYEGDRTKEDIISFIEKNRDKPAQSTSAKPDSGISETINADSVKDEL